Within Salmo trutta chromosome 30, fSalTru1.1, whole genome shotgun sequence, the genomic segment TAAATGGGACAATCCTCACATAAGAGCAAAGTTAGCTCACATGACATGATTAAAACTTTAATGAGAACAttctattattaaaaaaaaagtcaaatacaccggataggtgcagcgaaatgttttacagggtcaaccatagtagGCAGCCCCCCTAAAACAaaatagggttaagtgccttgttcaaggacaCAGTTTATACAGTGTCAGCTCAGGTATTAGAAACAGCAAAACGCTCGGCTACCTGCCATCCTGTTATATTTGTCTATGCTATTAGATTGCACATTTGTTCACAAATAATTTGTCAATCCACTTTCCCAACTGAAAGGCAGCAACATAGCATCTAGTCTGCCAAAAAGCCACACAAAGTTGATTTTGACAAAGATATGTATAGAAGGCATTTGACATGAGCACAAACATATCTGAAGTCACAAGTGGATGGTCAATTAACATCTCTACTGCTACAGAATAAACGTTAGATCCTTATAAAAACATGTAAAATAATCATAGCAGAATAAACAGCACGGACAATGCgaaaaaatattaaaatgttgAAGCCCATATCCCTCTACAACCACAGGACCTAAGAACCATAGTTTGCTTCATCAAAGGCCTTGCGGGCTCTCTTCAACTCCTCGTTCATCGTCAAGAGGTCCTTCACTCTGGCAAACTTCCTTGGATCTTTCCGGATGAGGAAAACAATGTCTTCCACCTGGACACGACCCTGGCGTCCGATGGACATGGCTTTGTGTGTCATTTCCGTGACAAACTCGATCACCAGGTCCTCCAGGATGTCCACTGATTCAGTGTAGGGATTCTGGTCGTCTCCAAACCCATACATCATACACCGAAGCTCTTTAGAAAACAACCGTTTTCGCTTGCCGTGGCTCCCATCGGCTCCACCCGCCCCGTCATCCAAATCCTCGTCAAAAACGGTTTCGTCTTCCTCCTCCGCCATTCTACCAGCGCCAAACGGTGTACTAGAGCTAGCAATTGTAGCTAgcgttagctaactaactaactaataaaTGACGTGGCTAACTTAGCTTAGCTACAAATCCCAGTGTCAAAAGGTGTTTCGCAAACGTTGCAGGAAGATGCAATTGGAATCCTGAAACGGTTTGTGTCgaggtgttttttgttgttgttgcttaatATCAATGATAAAAACCTAGGAGCACAACAACAACCAACCCCGAATAACGATTTCTTCTTCGCTGTAGCTGCCACCGGAAGTACCTACAGCAATTGTCTAGGCGTTATTTTGCTTAGAAAAAActaaaatactgccacctagctGCAGTGAGTGGGGCtcaaatccaatgttatttgtcacatgcgccgaataaaacaagagtagaccttacagtgaaatgcttacttgcaagcccttaaccaacaatgcagttttaaggaaaATCTGTGttaagttaaaaaataaaaacataattaaagagcagcagtaaaataacagcagcgaggctatatacaggggctcccggtacagagtcaatgtgagggggcacaggttgtcaaggtaattgaggtaatatgtacatgtagttagagttaaagtgactatttatagataataaacagagagtagcagcagtgtaaaagagggggaggggggacaatgcaaatagtctgggtagccatttgattagctgttcaggagtcatggcttggtggtagaaaatgttaagaagccttttggacctagacttggtgctccggtaccatgcggtgcggtagcagagagaacagtctatgacaagggtggctggagtctttttgacaatttttaggaccttcctctgacaccgcctggtatagaggtcctagatgtcAGGaaactcggccccagtgatgtactgggatatatgcactaccctctgtagtgccttgcagtcggaggccgagcagttgccataacaggcggtgatgcaaccagtcgggatgctctctatggtgcagctgtataactttgaggatctgaggacccatgccaaaccttttcagtctccttaaggggaataggctttgtcgtgccctcttcatgactgtcttggtgtgtttggacaatgatagtttgttggtgatgtggacaccaaggaacttgaagcgttcaacctgctcctctacagtcccgtcgatgagaatgggggcgtgctcgttcCTCCttgtcctgtagtccacaatcatctcctttgtcttgatcacattgagggagaggttgtgctCTGCCGTAATTGAGTGGGGCGCACTTGATTCAGGTCGTCCTGGACCGGGTAGGGAGAGTGATCCATCGCCTCTACCTCTCGCATTGTGACTCTTTCCATTGGACCAAGATCCCAAAATCCACCATGCACCAGCGCGCTTCAGGAGAGCAAAATCAAATGCATCGGTTAATTTGCTTGCACACATCCAGATGATGCTGTGTACCATTTTGTGTAATGATGCTTTCGGTGTGATCAATGCGTCAGTCCACATACAGCGAACGGTTGGTTTGTACTGCAAAGGTTTTCTGAAAGCTTCAGGGTTTTCACCGAATTGTCCCGGAAAACGGTTCATTACACGGAGCTCCATTATCTGTTCACAATGCACATTAGTGATATCTGCTGGTCAGCAATAAATAGCAGCGTGTGATTATCAGATTGACGGGTTTTTTTCACCACTGTTTTTATCAAAACTCCGTGGCGCAGCGTTGAGTCGTTGCTTTATTTAGGATGCTTAAGACAGAAGCTTATATTATACAAAAAAACAACTAATTATTTGAACAACAGCACAGAAAGTGTGGcttcacacaaaacaatatataAATAGTGTGCCTTCAAAGGGATTGGATGTTGCCTCACACATACCTacttattaaaacattttattttaaaattattcataaatattatcctgaaaaccactatatgaagaagtTGAAAAAAAGGCATACATTCAAATTGTACCTTTTTGTAACGACCACCCAGAAACGCCGTTGCATCTTTTTTGGCGCTGTATCTACGGTAAGACACCGAGATAAAGTTGGTTTTATATTCACACATTACGCATTCGGACATTCAACGGACATTCATCAGACATTCatcagacattcaacagacattcaacGGACATTCAACGGACATTCAACGGACATTCATCGGACATTCATCGGACATTCATCGGACATTCAACGGACATTCAACGGACATTCAAcggacattcaacagacattcatcAGACATTCATCAGACATTCATCAGACATTCATCAGACATTCAACAaacattcatttacatttacatttaagtcatttagcagacgctcttatccagagcgacttacaaattggtgcattcaccttaagatatccagtggaacaaccgctttacaatagtgcatctaaatctttcgggggggggtagaaggattactttatcctatcccaggtattccttaaagaggtggggtttcaggtgtctccggaaggtggtgattgactccgctgtcctggcgtcgtgagggagcttgttccaccattggggtgccagagcagcgaacagttttgactgggctgagtgggagctgtgcttcctcagaggtagggaggcgagcaggccagaggtggatgaacgcagtgcccttgtttgggtgtagggcctgatcagagcctgaaggtacggaggtgccgttcccctcacagctccgtaggcaagcagcatggacttgtagacATTCgtcagacattcaacagacattcaacagacattcatcagccattcaacagacattcaacagacattcatcAGACATTCATCAGACATTCATCAGACATTCATCAGACATTCGACAAAAGTAATTTTAAAATTATAAAAATCAATagctaattgattgattgattgtcacAGAAACGTAAAATAGATAtggtttattctataaatgtctagcatacttttacaacctttgttttgaataaaaattccagttttgatttgatgGAAATACATAAAAAGTTGAAAATGCCATTTAAAGCTGTATAAATCAGTAACTAACTCACAgtttgtcacagaaacatcaaactaggtatgatttattctataaatgtctagcatacttttacaacctttgttttgagtAAAAATTCCAGTCTTGATTTGATAGAGAACATGTTGTCTGTCTTGAGGGTGGTCAAAGTTCTAACGAGTCTGTTATACCCTATCAGAAGGGCATAAAATTCTGCATCTTCAGTCATATTAAATGACATTACAGGAATAAAGTACGTGATGAAGGGGTCAGGCCTAACTAACAAAGAAGACAGGTGGATGGATCAAGAGGACCAAGACAACCAAGAGGATCAACATGGCGCAACATTCCACAGTGGCGATAAGGAAAACCAAGAGTGAACCTTTTTATTGGAATTTGTattcaaaacaaaggttgtaaaagtatactagacatttatagaataaaccatatctatttttatgtttctgtgacaatcaattaattagttattgattttttttaccattttaaatgGATTTTGGCGAATGTCTGTTGAATTTCCGAATGTGTGAATATGAAACCAACTTTAACTCGGttggcaagacatcagtagatttatagTTGAACATATTTATTAAGATTTGACCCTATTATGGAGAGATGTACTGCTAGGATTATTTACCCACGATAGAAATAATTGTAAACAATTTAATGtatttcattattcttttggccaCATTTCATATTCACAAGAGTACATTTACAATGAAATTAGACCTAGCTTTACAGTAGCAAAGTATACGGGAATTGTACTTGattctagtaggtggcggtaatgcaacatattaGATGCCAACCCCtgttaaacctcatcgaagaaaAAGCAGACAACGGGGACTTTTCAAACTTTGCTTACGTTACCGCCGCCGTTCGCCAGCTGAGCTGGTGAGTTCAACCAGATGGTAGCCACAGTTTTACACGTTTTTATAAGATCTCTGGTGCAGCTAGCTGACAACCGGAGCTAAAGAGCAAGTTATCAACTACCAGCCCGGTGGTTTGCCCATACATACTCTGTGTTTTGTGCTTTCCGGTGTCATCAGCGATGCGATCCATTTAGTTTGTCCACTGGATTTTCTGGTGACATCGCTGCTACAATGTTAatcattcaattttttttgtaaAATCTGCATGTTCATGTAtagtattaccatcacacacATTTAAACCTATGCCTGTGCCAACATAAACATTGGAGTATGCTTACTGATAAGACTGGTCAGACAGATTGTTCAACTCAGTAGTCTGTCACATGCTCGCTGcgacctggtctcagagcatttcgtattattctgtatttaAATCTGAACTCTATTTTGTatgatatgaattacaaatcGTATTATTTGTTACGATTTTGCAAAATGAACAATATGTTATGAAActgcaaaatgtatgatatgttacaaattgtagctaggtggctaatgttagttaTCTCgctaatgtaacagtgtaggttccgtccctctcttcgccccaacccgggctcgaaccagggacccttgcacacatcaacaactgacacccacgaagcatcgttacccatcacgccacaaaagccgcggcccttgcaacgcaaggggaaaccctacttcaagtctcagagcgagtgatgtcactaattgaaacgctattagcgcgcaccaccgctaactaactagccatttcacatcggttacactcaccccccttttgacctcctccttttgccgcagcaaccaatgatccgggtcaacagcataatgtaacagtgtaggttccgtccctctcttcgccccgaaccagggacccttgcacacatcaacaactgacacccacgaagcatcgttacccatcgcgccacaaaagccgcggcccttgcaacgcaaggggaaaccctacttcaagtctcagagcgagtgacgtcactgattgaaacgctattagcgcgcaccaccgctaactaactagccatttcacggttacactaacgttagctagactagggttaagtttaggagttaggttaggtgaagggttagcgaacatgctaagtagttgcaaagtagctaaaaagtagtaagtacttAAAGTTGCTAAAAtactaaagttgtccatgatgagattcgaactcacaacctttgggttgttaGACGTAAGCGTTATACGCCCACCCCAAAAAACCACCCAatgtttgccttaagtaaccatctgtcttatgtacgCCATACCAGAGAtattagagaaaggaggagatagGAATCCCATTGGGCAATGAATGGAGGAACGTCTaacgccccacccagcagactAGACCAATCGAATTCACGTTGTCTTGCTGCATCATGCAGTTGCTAAACTGAtcgtcacgcaatcccttctcaaagtcagggtatGAGTTGAGACATATGGCGATTTTCCCCCGGAAGTACGTAATTTCACAATTCCAAAACTATACAATACTACAGATAGCAAGTTCATTATCACACATCTTGGAAAAGATTTGTAATATTGTACTAATTGTTGGCAAAATTCATGCTAGTGTTGGGTTTTTCAGCTAGTGCCCAATTGACTCTTGTTCACTGCTTGAAGGAGAACACTCCTTAGTCCCAGAATCACCCAGAATGCACCACGCTGCCGATTGACATAGCATGGGCAACATACACCATGAGCGTTAATACGATTCCAATGGAGTTTCCCCATCTCCTCAAATGTATCTCTGACGATACCAAACGTACCATATCATACttaatggagtgtctcggatttacatacagaataatacgaaatgctctgagaccaggtttcaTGCTCAGCTAGCAGCAAATTATACCAGTTCTTTGATTATATTGTCAACTactcccatctttctctctccctcttccctcccttttCCCTGTCCAGCCTTCAGCACAGCGTGGTACATTGCTCCCATTTGAAGATGGTGCCCCTGCAGTAGTTCCTGTGGGGAAGAGTGAACCTGAACCATGGCTTGCCCTGTCCAGGTCCTATGCCTGGCAGTCCGCACTGTGAGCCTGTTCCTCTTTTTCTATGTCTTCTCCATCGGCAttacttttttttaacaagtGGCAGATGAAGGTGAGTCTGAGGCTGGCTCACACTCCTCAAGAGACATAGCATGGTATTTTAGGGCAGGTAGcctgttgggtcagtaaccgaaaggtaacTGGTTAGAATGCTCAAGGTGAAAAatcacaccttctcattcaagggtttttatttatttttgtattttctacattgtagaataatagtgaagacatcacaactatgaaataacacatatggaatcatgtagtaaccagaaaatgttaaatcaacatttatttcatattttagattcttcaaagtagcctacctttaccttgatgacagctttgcacactcttggcattctctcaaccaacttcacgatgaatgcttttccaacagtcttgaaggagttcccacatatgctgagcacttgttggctgcttttccttcactctgcggtccaactcatcccaaaccatctcaattgggttgaggtccccaatccccaaagccaacacctcctttggccgcctttccttccatttctctgctgccaatgactggaacgagttgcaaaaatcactgaagttagAGACTTATATATCCCTCAcgaactttaagcatcagctatctgagcagctcaccgatcgctgcagctgtaaacaactcatctgtaaatagcccatccaactacctacctcatccccatattgtttttatttactttttttgctcttttgcacaccagtatttctacttgcacatcatcatctgcacatctatcactccagtgttaatttgctaaattgtaattactttgctattctggcctatttattgccttgcctccttacaccatttgcacacactgtatacagatttatCTATTGTTATTGATTGTACTTTTTGTTTAtccaatgtgtaactctgttgttttttgtcgcactgctttgctttaccttggccaggtcgcagttgtaaatgagaactagttctcaactggcctacctggttaaataaaggtgaaataaaaaaaggttgggtgattgtggaggccaggtcatctgatgcagccctccatcactctccttcttggtcaaatagcccttacacagcctggaggtgttttgggtcattgtccttttgaaaaacaaatgatagtctcactaagcgcaaaccagatgggatggcgtatcgctgcagaatgctgtggtagccatgctggttaagtgtgccttgaattgtaaataaatcactgacagtgtgaccagcaaagcaccatcacacctcctcctccacacatgcggagatcatccgttcacctactctgcgtctcacaaagacatggcagttggaaccaaaaacctcaaatttggactcatcagatcaaaagactgatttccactggtctaatgtccattgcttgtgtttcttggccaaagcaagtctcttcttattattggtgtcctttagtagtggtttctttgcaacaattcaaccttgaaggcctgatttacacagtctcctctgaacagttgatgttgagatgtgtctgttacttgaactctgaagcatttatttgggctgcaatctgaggtgcagttaactataatgaactgatcctctgcagcagaggtaactctgggtcttcctttcatgtggcggtcctcatgagagccagtttcatcatagcgcttaatggtttttgtgactgcactaaAAGAAAaaattgttatttacattttcaggattgactgaccttcatgtcttaaagtaatgatggactgtcgtttctctttgcttatttgagctgttcttgcagtaatatggacttggtcttttaccaaatagggctatcttctatataccacccctaccttgtcacaacacaactgattggctcaaacatattaagaaggaaagaaataccTAAAATTAAcgttttaacaaggcacacctgttaattgaaatgcattccaggtgactacctcatgcagttggttgagagaatgcaaagagtgtgcaaagctgtcattgagGCAAAGTggggctactttcaagaatctcaaatgtaaaatacattttgatttgtttaacacttttttggttactacatgattccatatgtgttatcatatagttttgatgtcttcactattattcagttaagaacaacttattttttacaatgacggccaaagaacagtgggttagctgccttgttcaggggcggaacgacaaagttttaccttgtcagctcggggatttgatctagcaacctttcggtgactggtccaacgctccaaccacaaggctacctgccgccccaatatatttatttaattgcatacatacacacgtacggttgaagtcggaagtttacatatacttaggtatgagtcattaaaactcgtttttcaaccactccacaaatttcttgttaataaactatagttttggcaagtcggttaggacatctactttgtgcataacacaagtcatttttccaacaattgtttacagacagattatttcacttataattcacaattccagtgggtcagaagtttacatacactaagttgactgtgcctttaaacagcttggaaaattccagaaaatgatgtcatggctgtagatgcttctgataggctaattgacatcatttgagtcaattggaggtgtacctgtggatgtatttcaaggcctaccttcaaactcagtgcctctttgcttgacatcatgggaaaataaaaattaaaattgtagacctccacaggtctggttcatccttgggagcaatttccaaatgcctgaaggtaccacgttcatctgtacaaacaatagtacgcaagtataaacaccatgggaccacacagccgtcataccgctcaggaaggaggtgcgttctgtctcctagagatgaacgtactttggtgcgaaaagtgcaaatcaatcccagaacaacagcaaaggaccttgtgaagatgctggaggaaacaggtacaaaatgatctatgtccacagtaaaacgagtcctatatcgacataacctgaaaggccgctcagcaaggaagaagccactgctccaaactgaaataaaaaaagccagactatggtttgcaactgcacatggggacaaagatcgtactttttggagaaatgtcctctggtctgatgaaacaaaaatagaactgtttggccttaatgaccattgttatgtttggaggaaaaagggagaggcttgcaagtcaaagaacaccatcccaaccgtgaagcacgtgggtggaagtatcatgttgtgggggtgctttgctgcaggagggactggtgcacttcacaaaatagatggtatcatgaggaaggaaaaggatttggatatattgaagcgacatcAAAGTTatggcttggtcgcaaatgggtcttccaaatggacaatgaccccacgcatacttccaaagttgtagcaaaatggcttaaggacaacaaagtcaaggtattgaagtggccatcacaaagccctgacctcaatcctatagaaaatgtgtgggcagaactgaaaaagcgtgtgcgagcaaggaggcctacaaacctgattcagttacaccagctctgtcaggaggaatgggccaaaattcacccaacttattgtgggaagcttgtggaaggctacccgaaacgtttgacccaagttaaagaatttaaaggcaatgctaccaaatactaatgagtgtatgtaaacttccgacttcaactgtatatacactaccgttcaaaagtttggggtcactttgaattttttggggaaattttattgcttctttaaatcagcacaacagttttcagctgtgctaacataattgcaaaagggttttctaatgatcaattagcctttttaaaatgataaacttggattagctaacacaatgtgccattggaacacaggagtgatggttgctgataatgggcctatgtacacctatgtagatattccataaaaaatcagccgtttccagctacaatagtcatttacaacattaacaatgtctacactatatttctgatcaattggaTGTTATTGGACAAAaagtgtgcttttctttcaaaaacaaggacatttctaagtgaccccaaatttttgaatatatatatatatttaatgaaTGAATTGCATGCAGTGCCATGTAGCCCAACACACTGTTTGCGGGGTCTTGTTCCcacctctctccgtctctttcaGTGCTTCCACTATCCACTGTTCGTGACGCTGGTCCACCTCACCATCgtcttctgtctctcttccctgaCCCGTTTGGCAATGCAGTGCTGGACAGGGAAGCCTGGGGTTATGGTGAACTGGACAGAATACCTCTCCAAGGTTTCCCCAGTCGGTGAGTGTGTGCATCGCTACATACGATGGCTGATTTTTAAAGGGAACTCTTCGCAGATATTAGGGGGTATTAATGCCAAACggtttgagttgtttctgttagTGCAGATTACATGACATAATCAACAATGGACTTGGTCTACGTCACACAAGGCATAGTTCATCTGCGATAAGAAACCACTATCTCCTATTTTCCTCTCTTCTAATCTAGGCTGTAACTACTTAAATGTCAGATATTACTGTTACAAAATGTATCCTACTGTTGTCATGAATCAAAATGGTCTAATGAATATGACCTAACGATATGTGATTTAGTTTTTGACATTCAAAAGCATACAGTTGTTGACCACCTTCcgatctctctctcactgactctGTTATTGACATATAGAGGTCATGAAATCCTTTGGTGCTAGGAATATAGCAGTATGCCATGGTGTGATCAACATTCCTTCAAAATtcaaaaaggcactcgcacatctgagctatcttctTCTTTGCAGGTGCATAGTAACAGTTGGATAAGATGAGAAaaaaagcttattaaatatcaatgatactatcaagagcagtgtgctgaTCAACAGTCCTAAAATGCTGTCTCTTTCAGCCATGGCAACAGCGCTCGACATCGGACTGTCCAATTGGAGCTTCCTCTTcatcacaatgtgtgtgtgtgtgtgtgtgtgtgtgtgtgtgtgtgcttacaatGTATACCTACCTGACTTTGATCTGTGGTTTGCATGACCGTCACTGTTTTTGACTGGCATTTAAATGTGTCTTTGGCCGTCTCCTCCAGGTACACAATGACCAAGTCTTCTGTTGTGCTCTTCATcctcttcttctcattggtgttTAAACTGGAGGAGCCGATAGGTCACCTGAGATAGGATAAcggttgttgtttcttcttggtTTATCCAGTAGTATTCATGGGTGTTGCACGACACAAAACAGcttaggctgggattcaatccgatcTCGCTTTGTCCCGCAAGGAACGTTTTTAAAATACTACGTTCTTGCAGAGACCACATTCACGGTTAACGCTGAATATGGAACCGCTGCCAACGACTCAATTGGAAATTACTTTCAAATGGTTCATTGTCCAAATTTGCgattggattgaatcccagcctttGTGATAAAATGCCCCTTGATGTTGCTGAATTTTGAAGGAAATAAGTACAATGATCTGTACTTAATGTTAAAAATAGAACAGGTATTGAAGGCTAATAATGagtccgcccccccccccacccccactcaT encodes:
- the taf13 gene encoding transcription initiation factor TFIID subunit 13; translated protein: MAEEEDETVFDEDLDDGAGGADGSHGKRKRLFSKELRCMMYGFGDDQNPYTESVDILEDLVIEFVTEMTHKAMSIGRQGRVQVEDIVFLIRKDPRKFARVKDLLTMNEELKRARKAFDEANYGS